From the Cryomorphaceae bacterium genome, one window contains:
- a CDS encoding JAB domain-containing protein, with the protein MHTVKDVSKLAIKQWAEDDRPREKLLYKGASALSDAELIAILIGSGNRKESAVELSQRILKESGQSFSALARLTLHDLMNYPGIGEAKAISIAAALEVGRRRKAESPTERLKITQSSQVYEEMFHLADINHEEFWVMLLDRANQVIEKVRVSSGGVAGTVADARIIYKSAIQRYASSIILVHNHPSGNLRPSEQDIRLTKKLKAAGEVLEIPVLDHIIVTHRGYYSFMDEGNL; encoded by the coding sequence ATGCACACCGTGAAAGATGTAAGTAAACTAGCCATTAAGCAGTGGGCCGAAGATGACCGTCCGCGCGAGAAGCTACTCTACAAGGGGGCATCGGCGCTTTCGGACGCCGAGCTTATTGCCATTTTGATTGGTTCGGGCAACCGCAAAGAGAGCGCCGTAGAGCTGTCGCAACGCATTTTGAAAGAATCGGGTCAGAGTTTTAGTGCCTTGGCCAGGCTTACCTTGCACGACTTGATGAACTACCCCGGCATCGGAGAAGCCAAGGCCATTTCCATAGCCGCTGCGCTGGAAGTGGGCCGCAGACGCAAGGCCGAATCACCTACCGAGCGATTAAAAATCACGCAAAGCAGCCAGGTGTACGAAGAGATGTTTCACCTTGCAGACATCAACCACGAGGAGTTTTGGGTGATGCTGCTTGACCGTGCCAATCAGGTGATTGAAAAAGTGAGGGTGAGCAGCGGCGGAGTAGCCGGAACCGTGGCCGACGCCAGGATTATCTACAAATCGGCCATTCAACGCTACGCTTCGTCTATCATATTGGTGCACAACCACCCATCCGGAAACCTGCGCCCCAGCGAGCAAGACATTCGCCTCACCAAGAAACTGAAGGCAGCGGGAGAAGTACTCGAAATTCCGGTCCTCGACCACATCATTGTTACCCACCGTGGCTACTACAGCTTTATGGACGAAGGAAACCTGTGA
- a CDS encoding 30S ribosomal protein S20, translated as MANHKSALKRIRQNETRRLHNRYFHRTTRNAIRKLKSTTDPKAAGELLTSVTAMIDKLAKKNIIHANKAANLKSGITRHVNSLSA; from the coding sequence ATGGCGAATCACAAATCAGCGCTCAAGAGAATCCGGCAAAACGAAACCCGTCGTCTGCACAACCGCTATTTCCACAGAACTACGCGAAATGCTATACGCAAGTTGAAAAGCACCACCGATCCCAAAGCGGCCGGTGAGTTGTTGACCTCGGTAACTGCCATGATTGATAAATTGGCCAAGAAAAACATTATTCACGCAAACAAGGCCGCGAACCTTAAGTCTGGAATTACGCGCCACGTGAACTCATTATCTGCCTAG